A stretch of the Vitis vinifera cultivar Pinot Noir 40024 chromosome 16, ASM3070453v1 genome encodes the following:
- the LOC104881989 gene encoding uncharacterized protein LOC104881989: protein MLIVEKKEKKLVRSMRGAVVVAVVVAALVVCGWGNIQMASADTSPSQCKEERNLLVNACRPVIYGRSPSADCCQRVRVSHVECVCPYVTPKTASIIGVIGVDNVVKKIEGCGRTVPRKFKCGSITTP, encoded by the exons ATGCTAATtgtagagaaaaaagaaaaaaaattggtgagAAGCATGAGGGGGGCAGtggtggtggcggtggtggtggCTGCATTGGTGGTATGCGGTTGGGGGAATATTCAGATGGCAAGTGCGGACACGAGTCCCAGCCAGTGCAAAGAGGAGAGGAACCTGCTGGTTAACGCTTGCAGGCCAGTGATCTACGGGCGCAGCCCATCTGCGGACTGCTGCCAGCGCGTTCGAGTGAGCCATGTGGAGTGTGTGTGCCCCTACGTCACTCCCAAGACCGCCTCCATCATTGGGGTCATTGGTGTTGACAACGTGGTTAAGAAAATTGAAGGGTGTGGAAGGACAGTGCCTCGCAAATTCAAGTGTGGGA GTATCACCACTCCATGA